The stretch of DNA TTAAAGGGAGAATGAGGGAATGGGTAAGAGGATGAGGGTGTCTCAGCAGGGTTAGGGCAGTGAGAAATTGAGACAGGGGCCCTGTCTTCGGGTGTTGGATGGAAACAAGCAGTAAAGTTTTTGACAACCTTGAGTGTTCTCAGGTAGGCACTTTAAGAGGTGGCTAGGGTCATCCTGTGAATAGGCCTTCAGCTGTTAGAAGCTATGTTAGTCTTTGTTTACATCTTTATAGGCCAAGGTTGACAAGTATAGTTAAGAAGAGGCTTCAGAAGAACCTGTCCAGAGTGTCATCAAGGAAAATTTTTGTCAGTTGCTATGAGTATTAAATGAGATATTGACTGTGAACACTCTTGGAAGAATATAACATAACCTCTTAATATCAGTGGATACATTCATTCATGTAACCAATcatatcccttctcctccttcaaaaTGCTTATTAAAATTCTTCCTTAAACTGGGTCCCAACTACTAAACAGCCTGCCACTCAGTGATAACACCTACTACATTATGTGCCAGTTATTTTACATAACATTTCCTTCAAACAACCCCATTAGGAAATGAAATTTTACAAAAGCAGCTCAGAAAGTTTAGGTATTtaatcaaggtcacacagccagtgaggGGCAGAGGCCAAGTTTACATCCAACTCTGATGATTGTTACCTGGTTCCATTAAAGAAACTCCTTTTGCCTTTTGAATggttcagttaaaaagaaaactaattgaTTCTTAAGACACCAGACATGCTCCTCAAACACTCATGAggtgttctttctctctctctctttttttttttttttttttttgagactaaCAATATTCTAAGATATTAGAAGGGCAAGAGTCAAGTTATGTAGCTTTCAGTTTCTGAAACATTTCTATGGCAACATTTccaagtgatttcactttcactcattggagaaggaaatggcaacccactccagtgttcttgcctggagaatcccagggacaggggagcctggtgggctgccgtctatggggtcgcacagagtcggacacgactgaagcgacgtagcaacAAGCAAGCAATGGCACCACTATGCGACGTAGATATTTAAGGAAATTGCACCTGCCCGCAGGGATCAGGACACAGATTGGTAAATGCTAAACCGTCCACTCCAGGAAAGAAATCAACAATCATGCAGTCTGAAATGGTTTCAAGAAAGGTTTtgttcttatttgtttgtttgggggcCTCGCcacgaggcttgtgggatctttgctcccctgctgctgctgctgctgctgctgctgctaagtagcctcagtcgtgtccgactctgtgcgaccccatagccggcagcccaacCAGGCATTAAACCCATGCCTCCTAGAGTGCAAGCggggagtgttaaccactggactgccaggcaagtccctcaAGGAAGATTAGAATTGGGCTCGATCTTAAGGGATCTGTTGGATACTGATTCTGAGAAGTAAACAGAAGGGTCACTCCAGGGTAGAAGGTGGGGAGCAAGAAAAGTAGAAGCGTGTGTATTCCTGAAAATCGGTGTATACATTGTCACAGAGATTGAGTGACAGTTTTGTTCATCCGTTGACATTACTGTAAACGAAGGCTAACTTGGAAGTTTAAATGTCCGAAGTAAGACCGCCGGGTCAAGCAGCGATGAACGGTGATCCACGCGGCGATCCTGGTGCCTCTGAGGCCCCTTAGCGACACTCTCGAGTCCTAGTACCTGAAACCACCACAAGTTTGAGGCATAATCATTCGCCTCTCTACAACGCTCGGCCAAACTCTATGATTCTCGAGGGGGGCGCGACGCTCACCTATCCGCCGCGCACGCGCGACGTCCTCCTTTCCGCACAAAGGCTGCGGGAGGAGGGGTCGGCGCAAGCGCTCTGAGCTTCTTAGAAAATAGGGTTATTATCTCGCCTCTTGGCGCAGGCCAGGTACAGAGACGCATGCGCCGTGAGGACGTGAGAGACTTATTTCACGCGGTGGTGACGTaatgacagaggaggaggtggCCCAGGAACGGAAGCCGGGAGGGAACCAGGGCGGAAGGGGACTAGGGCCAGGCTTGTGTTCGGTTCCTTGGCGGGGCTGGGGTTCCGATGTGGTCCCCGGAACGGGAGGCCGAGGCCCCGGCCGGGGGAGACCCGGCGGCCTACTGCCCCCGGAGTGGGAGGAGGATGAGGAGCGCATGTCCTTCCTGTTCTCAGCCTTCAAAAGGAGTCGCGAGGTGAACAGCACCGACTGGGACAGCAAGATGGGCTTCTGGGCGCCGTTGGTGCTGAGCCACAGCCGCCGCCAGGGGGTGGTGCGCCTGCGTCTGCGGGACTTGCAGGAGGCCTTTCAACGCAAGGGCAGCGTCCCGTTGGGGCTGGCCACCGTGCTGCAGGACCTGCTGCGGTGAGGGCGGGCccggccggggggcggggcggctcTCCGCGGGCAGCGACCCAGGCAGTTCTCCCGGGCGCACCGCGCCCAGTCCCGGGTCTGGCTTCCAGGAGCCGTCTGTGTTTGCTCAGTGGGCTAAGGAGGCCAGGTTAGGGGTGTTTGGAGGGAATGGGAGGTGGGGTATGGAGGAAATTGAGGAGCCAGGATAGCCTGATTAGATGCGATCCAGACGGTAAGAGGAGAAGCCAGCCTGGCGGAGGTGACAGTGATCTGGACTGGAATCCCCGTTATGTAGGGGCTTCCAAATGTGAATAACCCCACAACAGGAGGTCTGCGAGACAGGATTTATTGAACTAAGGAAGGGCGGAGCTAAGAAGAAAGTAGTGGTGGGGGAGAGGTGTGTAGGGACCTTGCCAACAGCCCCCCGGCACAGGTATTGTGTCTGGCCTGTCTTGGCTTGTCCTTGGCACAGGCTGTTTAGAGcggaggacatgactgagtatcttGGTGATCCGAGAAGGTCCTGTAGGTGCTACCTGTGCTACAGGTGCAGGGTTTTTCTAGGTTCCTGAGGTGGGTAGCATGAACATCTAAACAGATATACCGCACTTTGCTGTGTGCAGGTATTTTGCCTACATCATTTCATCTGGCTCCTTCAGCAGTCCTGCGGTGACAGAATTATCCTCTCAGACAGAAGCTGAGTCTGAGAGAGGTGCAGCAACTTACTGGGGGTTACACACATGGTTAGAGGTTATGGCAGGGCTGGACCCGGGGTCTTCTGAGTCTCGAGCATTTGCACTCAGGTTGTATATGTCATATACTGAGCGGCCTCTCTAGCACAGTGACTTCGTCGGGGTCTGAGACTGACGAAGGTCAACTTTGATTTGTTGCTTTTAGCTCAACCCTCTTCCAAATTAAGAGAtcttccttcctcccagccccCTTCCCTTGACTGACATTGATGGGGCAAGCCGTTTCTGGAACTTCTCGCACATGGGGCACAGGGTAGACAGTAGCTGAAAAAGTCAATGAGGGGCAGGAAGAATCTGAGCTTCCTTATTACAACAGGACTGTCCTCTCCCACTTCCTACCCAGAGACCTGTAGtacctctttttctcctctcctgaCTGCTGGCACCCCACTGAGGCCTCCTGATGTTTGACAGGGTCTGGGACCTGAAGAATTTCTGAAGGAGACATTTTTCCATAGAAGCCAGCATAGCAGAGTAGTTAACAGCTTTGATTGAGGGCCAGATGGCCTGGGtgcaaatcctggctctgccatatGCTAAATTATGTGACCAAGGGAAAAATATGTACCTCTCCAATAAGCCTCAGTTTGATCAGTTATAAAACATGATTGTACttgtgtttattttgtgtatttgaaGAGATACTCCTTAGCAACCCCTTAGCACAGTGACTGGCCCATGGGAAGCATTCAGTAAAACTAGCTACTTATTACTAGGACTTTGAAATGCTTGTGCCTTATCTACACCCAAGCTTAGGACTAGCAGAAAACCCTTTCTCTGAACTGCTTTGTCTTCATCCTCATGTCTTGCCCTTGACCACTAATCCGTTATTGTTTTGAGCTCTATTCGTCAAGGGAAGTCTCAACACAGGCCCTGTGGCCTCCTGTGTCTCTGGAGCCTTATCAGAGAGCTTGCATTTTGGAGCCAAATTATAGTTTAGCTTTGGCCTCTGTTGTCTTCTCAGTCCCTCAGTTTTCTCTTGCCAAAAATTGTTGTGAGGCTTGGAGCTGGAGCGTAAACAGCACTGCTCACAGTAGCTGACATGAAAGGTGCCTGCGTAAATGGCACTTATGAAGATGGACCATCACATTCCTCTTTGGGCctaaggagggaggtggggccaTTGCAGTAAAGCCTGCCACCCTGCCCTTTTCTTTCTTCACCGGCAGTCGAGGGGAGCTGCAGCGGGAGTCTGACTTCATGGCCAGTGTAGACAGCAGCTGGATCTCCTGGGGGGTCGGAGTCTTCCTGCTGAAGCCCCTCAAGTGGACTCTTTCCAACATGCTAGGGGATCATAAGGTTCCTGCCGAGGAGGTGCTCGTGGCTGTGGAGCTTCTTAAGGTGGGTGCTCAGGAGTGAGAGGTCTGGGTGTCACCTGGGGTGATGACAGGACCCTCCACGTTTCTTGGGTGGCTTGGGTGAAACATTAGGAAAAGAACCGGTCTTTCTTATGGGTTGCCAGAGCTGATAACCGAGTTTATCTGACCTTCCTTTTGCTATACTTTGTAGCAATGAGTTGTTGGTTGGACTTGTACATTTCAAGGGTGAACCTCTATCTAGAAATTGTCAGTTACACACAGTTGAGTAATTTCTATATTTGTAGGGATTAATGATAAACTAAAGTTTAGAAaacttggttgccatttcctctttcagcttTGCCCTCCCCTAAATCAGtaaactgggcttccttggtggctcggtggtaaagaaccgcctgccagcgcaggagatgcaggttcgatacctggatgaggaagatctcctggagaaggaggtggcaaaccactccaatattcttgcctgggaaatcccatggacagaggagcctgggtcgAAAAAAGTCCATGGgtccctacagtccatgggttgaaaaagagttgggcacaactgagtgactaaaccgcAACAACAAATAAGCAAGCTAGGCTCGGATGtccttctttctcccttgcttACCACTGTCAAAGAAACCACCAGGCTCTTTTCCTTTGATGCTGTTCTGGCCATTCAGCTTCCTCCCGGCCTGCCTTCTGTCCAAAGCCCAGAGCATGCCACTGATGCTTGACTTCTTCTTTTATCTACACCCTTGGCTCCTCTGCAGCTCTCAGGCCACACCAGAGAGAGACACCAGCAAATCAACCACCTTAGATCAGCCCCATGGTCCTTCATTTCTGCTGGAAAAAATTGCTCTGGCACCAGGAGTGGGGCGCCTTCCAAAGTCCCAGCTTTAGGAGGGCCCTCGGAGCCACTCTGCTGCCTAGTGTTCCtgtcccaccaccctccccccatcccccccccccacacatgCGCTTCATGTTCTCTGCAGATGCTGCTCTGAGAACATAGAAAGAATCCCCTTAGTCGCACTTCAACTTTCTGTCTTACCGCTTCCAATTTGACCTCCTCTCAGCCTGCTTCCTCCCCAAGCTCAGAGGATGAAGTGTCCTTCCTCTGTCCCCTATGTGCTCTCAAGTCTGTCCCAGCCCTTAGT from Capra hircus breed San Clemente unplaced genomic scaffold, ASM170441v1, whole genome shotgun sequence encodes:
- the LOC108635483 gene encoding charged multivesicular body protein 7-like — translated: MTEEEVAQERKPGGNQGGRGLGPGLCSVPWRGWGSDVVPGTGGRGPGRGRPGGLLPPEWEEDEERMSFLFSAFKRSREVNSTDWDSKMGFWAPLVLSHSRRQGVVRLRLRDLQEAFQRKGSVPLGLATVLQDLLRRGELQRESDFMASVDSSWISWGVGVFLLKPLKWTLSNMLGDHKVPAEEVLVAVELLKVGAQE